Proteins from one Choloepus didactylus isolate mChoDid1 chromosome 4, mChoDid1.pri, whole genome shotgun sequence genomic window:
- the LARP6 gene encoding la-related protein 6 isoform X2, giving the protein MSFLSGATSGGEHEREDLEQDWKPPDEELIKKLVDQIEFYFSDENLEKDAFLLKHVRRNKLGYVSVKLLTSFKKVKHLTRDWRTTAHALKYSVILELNEDHRKVRRTTPVPLFPNENLPSKMLLVYDLYLSPKLWALATPQKNGRVQEKVMEHLLKLFGTFGVITSVRILKPGRELPPDIRRISSRYSQVGTQECAIVEFEEVEAAVKAHQYMITESQSGENMKAVLIGMKPPKKKPSKDKNHDEDPAVSIHPNKSLNKRVEELQYTGDESSANSSSDPESNPTSPMAGRRHVVPNKLSPSGHQNLFLSPNASPCSSPWSSPLAQRKGVSRKSPLAEERRLNPSASPEIFCKCMDYSSDSSVTPSGSPWVRRRRQAEMGTQEKSPGASPLLSRKMQTADGLPVGVLRLPRGPDNTRGFHGGHERSRPCV; this is encoded by the exons TGGCGCCACAAGTGGGGGTGAGCATGAGCGCGAGGACCTGGAACAGGATTGGAAGCCCCCAGATGAGGAGCTAATCAAGAAACTGGTGGATCAGATTGAATTCTACTTTTCTGATGAGAACCTGGAGAAGGATGCCTTCTTGCTGAAGCATGTGAGGAGAAACAAGCTGGGATATGTGAGTGTCAAGCTGCTCACATCCTTCAAGAAG GTGAAACACCTTACACGGGACTGGAGAACCACGGCTCATGCCTTGAAGTATTCAGTGATCCTTGAGCTGAATGAGGATCACCGGAAGGTGAGGAGGACCACCCCTGTCCCACTCTTCCCCAATGAGAATCTCCCCAGCAAGATGCTTCTGGTCTATGATCTCTACCTGTCCCCCAAGCTTTGGGCCCTAGCTACCCCCCAGAAGAATGGAAGGGTGCAGGAGAAGGTGATGGAACACCTGCTCAAGCTCTTTGGCACCTTTGGGGTCATAACGTCCGTGCGGATCCTCAAACCTGGGAGAGAGCTGCCCCCTGACATCCGAAGGATCAGCAGCCGGTACAGCCAGGTGGGGACTCAAGAGTGCGCCATCGTGGAGTTTGAGGAGGTTGAGGCAGCCGTCAAAGCCCACCAGTACATGATCACGGAATCTCAGAGTGGGGAGAACATGAAAGCTGTCCTGATTGGTATGAAGCCACCCAAAAAGAAACCATCCAAAGACAAGAACCATGACGAGGACCCTGCTGTGAGCATCCACCCAAACAAATCCCTGAACAAGAGAGTCGAGGAGCTTCAATACACGGGCGACGAGTCTTCTGCCAACAGCTCCTCCGACCCTGAGAGCAACCCCACGTCCCCCATGGCTGGCCGGCGGCACGTGGTCCCCAACAAGCTCAGCCCTTCTGGCCACCAGAATCTCTTTCTGAGCCCCAATGCCTCCCCCTGCTCAAGCCCTTGGAGCAGCCCCTTGGCCCAGCGCAAAGGCGTTTCCAGAAAATCCCCACTGGCCGAAGAACGTAGACTGAACCCTAGTGCCAGTCCCGAAATCTTCTGCAAATGTATGGATTATTCCTCTGACAGCAGCGTCACTCCCTCTGGCAGCCCCTGGGTTCGGAGGCGCCGTCAAGCTGAGATGGGGACACAGGAGAAAAGCCCTGGTGCAAGTCCTCTGCTCTCCCGAAAGATGCAGACTGCAGACGGGTTACCTGTGGGAGTCCTGCGGTTGCCCAGAGGTCCTGACAACACCAGGGGGTTTCATGGTGGACACGAGAGGAGCAGGCCCTGTGTGTAA